One region of Pirellulales bacterium genomic DNA includes:
- a CDS encoding CocE/NonD family hydrolase, with protein sequence MFRSLIAPRRAKCCTAFFLLVLGASQQALAELQTVMVPMRDGVKLATNVHLPDGVGPWPVVLTRTPYGKDGRFATESETTPYLKRGYVRIIQDCRGRFASEGEYRAFIDDMDDGYDTIEWAAAQPWCTGKIGMTGGSAMGITTNQAAMSGAPHLVCGVAVVAHGSSYRYSGYPGGVFLKNLNEEWLRLQGVPPTDVPRPIHRDYGEPERHLDMQHYYSKIKTPMINIGGWYDIFSQGNIDTFVGLQHQGAEPAKGNQKLVMGAFGHGRLAGDLKYPDDARNRDAELPMKWFDYWLKGIDNDVVKEPAVRYYLMGDGLDATAPGNEWRTATDWPPESTATAYYLHASGLLSKDAPTVEGGSDTFVSDPNKPVPTVGGNNLLLPLGPMDQRPVSNREDVLVYQSEPLTAPVEITGRVIAELVVSTDAEDTDYCVKLVDVYPNGYQALVLDQAFRLRYREGFDKPVRAEPGKTYPIKVDLWSTALVFNKGHRIAIHVAGSNAPRFEPHSNTWEPVANYDQAVKAKNTVHHQTGAASRLMLPVMKTSASPAAAAKGTAGSN encoded by the coding sequence ATGTTTCGATCGCTCATCGCGCCACGCCGTGCCAAGTGCTGCACGGCGTTTTTTCTACTTGTACTTGGCGCGTCGCAACAGGCGCTCGCCGAGTTGCAAACTGTGATGGTTCCGATGCGCGATGGGGTAAAGCTGGCAACGAATGTCCATCTGCCCGATGGAGTTGGCCCCTGGCCCGTTGTGCTGACACGCACGCCGTACGGCAAGGATGGCCGCTTTGCCACTGAAAGCGAAACCACGCCGTATCTCAAGCGGGGCTACGTGCGGATCATCCAGGATTGCCGTGGCCGCTTCGCTAGCGAAGGGGAATATCGTGCTTTCATCGACGACATGGATGACGGCTACGACACCATTGAATGGGCGGCCGCCCAGCCTTGGTGTACCGGCAAGATCGGCATGACCGGCGGATCGGCGATGGGCATAACCACCAATCAAGCCGCCATGAGCGGTGCGCCCCATCTGGTGTGCGGCGTGGCCGTCGTGGCGCATGGCAGTTCCTATAGGTACTCAGGCTATCCGGGCGGAGTGTTTCTCAAGAATTTGAATGAGGAATGGCTGCGCCTGCAGGGAGTGCCGCCCACCGATGTGCCGAGACCGATTCATCGGGATTATGGCGAACCGGAACGTCATTTGGACATGCAGCATTACTATTCAAAGATTAAGACGCCCATGATCAATATCGGTGGCTGGTACGACATCTTCAGCCAGGGCAACATCGATACCTTCGTCGGACTCCAGCATCAAGGGGCCGAACCCGCCAAGGGCAACCAAAAACTTGTCATGGGCGCGTTCGGCCACGGCCGCCTGGCGGGCGACCTTAAGTATCCCGACGACGCTCGAAATCGTGACGCCGAATTGCCGATGAAATGGTTCGATTATTGGTTGAAAGGAATTGATAACGACGTCGTGAAGGAGCCCGCCGTTCGTTATTACTTGATGGGTGATGGACTGGATGCCACGGCGCCCGGCAACGAATGGCGCACAGCCACCGACTGGCCCCCCGAGTCAACGGCGACGGCATACTATCTGCACGCCAGCGGATTGCTCAGCAAAGACGCACCCACGGTCGAGGGGGGCAGCGACACGTTTGTCTCTGATCCAAATAAGCCGGTACCAACCGTGGGAGGAAATAATCTGCTGCTCCCCCTAGGCCCTATGGATCAGCGACCGGTGAGCAATCGCGAGGATGTGCTGGTTTACCAAAGCGAGCCGTTGACCGCACCGGTCGAAATCACGGGGCGCGTCATTGCCGAGTTGGTAGTAAGCACCGACGCCGAGGATACCGACTATTGCGTAAAGCTGGTTGACGTCTACCCCAACGGCTATCAAGCATTAGTGCTGGATCAAGCATTTCGCCTGCGCTATCGCGAAGGTTTCGATAAGCCGGTCCGCGCCGAGCCGGGCAAGACCTACCCCATCAAGGTCGATCTGTGGTCAACGGCGCTAGTGTTCAACAAGGGGCATCGCATCGCGATACACGTCGCAGGCAGCAACGCGCCGCGATTCGAACCGCACTCGAACACCTGGGAGCCAGTGGCCAATTACGACCAAGCCGTGAAGGCCAAGAATACGGTTCACCATCAGACCGGCGCCGCATCGCGGCTGATGCTGCCCGTGATGAAGACCTCGGCGAGCCCTGCCGCAGCGGCGAAGGGAACCGCAGGATCGAATTGA
- a CDS encoding WXG100 family type VII secretion target has protein sequence MSQAIVDPEQLRRFATNLKRFNGELQGQLQSLHGQLKNLGQSWRDKEHQKFAEEFDQTMVAVAKFVEAVDEHVPFLLRKADRVEEYLRQR, from the coding sequence ATGTCGCAAGCCATTGTCGATCCGGAACAACTGCGGCGTTTTGCCACCAACCTGAAGCGCTTCAATGGCGAGCTGCAAGGCCAGCTTCAGTCGTTGCACGGTCAGTTGAAAAACCTCGGTCAGTCCTGGCGCGACAAGGAGCACCAGAAGTTTGCCGAAGAGTTCGACCAGACCATGGTGGCCGTCGCCAAGTTCGTCGAAGCCGTCGACGAGCATGTGCCGTTCCTCCTGCGGAAGGCGGATCGCGTCGAAGAGTATCTACGGCAGCGCTGA
- a CDS encoding alpha/beta hydrolase, producing the protein MPSPRNSLRSRTAIMLLTLSALAGAPNLITAAQDAASDVQVLHDLRYGGTERKRCTLDLALPRGADGSRRPTIVVIHGGGWIEGDKSSFASDEHGVPGNIVEFARLGFVAAAINYRLSSEAPFPAALEDCQDALRFLRVHAEQYHIDTGRIGAYGNSAGGHLALLLGLIEGSADGQSDKPRPALSSCIQAVVSDSGPLDLVRQYEQNQLRSVVERFMGGTPTGNRLAEYKRASPISYVSERTPPLLLIYGVTDEQVDVQHADDFVSALGRAQRDDVTYVRLAAVGHCPHSLVRVPYLKTVVNEFFVRTLRAGEKP; encoded by the coding sequence ATGCCATCGCCGCGAAATAGTTTGCGGTCGCGCACGGCGATCATGCTGCTCACATTGAGTGCGCTAGCTGGTGCGCCAAACCTGATTACTGCGGCGCAAGATGCCGCGTCCGACGTGCAAGTGCTACACGACCTGCGCTATGGGGGAACCGAGAGAAAGCGTTGCACGCTCGACCTGGCGCTGCCGCGCGGTGCTGACGGATCGCGGAGGCCGACAATCGTGGTAATCCACGGCGGGGGTTGGATCGAGGGAGACAAATCGAGCTTCGCGTCAGACGAGCACGGCGTGCCAGGTAACATTGTAGAGTTTGCACGACTTGGCTTTGTCGCCGCGGCGATCAACTATCGATTATCCAGCGAAGCGCCGTTTCCGGCGGCCTTGGAAGATTGCCAAGACGCGTTGCGTTTTTTGCGCGTCCATGCTGAGCAGTACCATATCGATACAGGACGAATCGGCGCGTATGGGAATTCCGCCGGAGGGCACCTGGCCCTACTACTGGGTCTGATCGAAGGGTCGGCCGATGGCCAAAGCGACAAACCACGGCCCGCATTGTCGAGCTGCATACAAGCGGTGGTTAGCGACAGCGGCCCGCTCGACCTGGTGCGACAGTACGAGCAAAATCAGTTGCGCAGCGTTGTCGAAAGATTTATGGGAGGTACACCCACGGGAAATCGCCTGGCTGAATACAAAAGGGCATCACCCATCAGCTATGTCTCGGAGCGGACGCCTCCGTTGCTGTTGATCTATGGCGTGACCGACGAGCAAGTCGACGTGCAGCATGCCGACGACTTCGTGTCGGCGTTGGGCCGCGCTCAGCGCGACGACGTCACTTACGTTCGGCTGGCCGCGGTTGGGCACTGCCCGCATTCACTCGTGCGTGTGCCATATCTGAAAACCGTGGTCAATGAATTCTTTGTTCGCACGCTGCGCGCTGGCGAAAAGCCATGA